One part of the Bacillus sp. FJAT-45350 genome encodes these proteins:
- the pdhA gene encoding pyruvate dehydrogenase (acetyl-transferring) E1 component subunit alpha, with the protein MNTRTLEQIESQFEMFQILNEEGEIVNESAMPELSDEQLQEMMRRMVYTRIWDQRAISLNRQGRLGFYAPVAGQEASMLGSQFALEKEDWILPGYRDIPQIVWHGLPLHMAFLYSRGHFEGGQIPDEVNVLMPQIIIGAQIVQTAGVADGLRRRGKKNVAITYTGDGGASQGDFYEGMNFAGAYNAPAIFVVQNNRFAISVPVEKQSAAKTIAQKAVAVGIEGIQVDGMDILAVYAATKDARDRAVNGEGPTLIETMTYRYGPHTMAGDDPTRYRTSDLDDEWEKKDPIVRFRKFLEKKNLWTEDMENQMVDKAKEDIKAAIKKADGAPKQKVTDLIGHMFEELPANLREQMEEYTAKESK; encoded by the coding sequence ATGAACACAAGAACATTAGAACAAATCGAAAGTCAATTTGAAATGTTTCAAATTTTAAATGAAGAAGGCGAAATCGTTAACGAATCAGCAATGCCTGAACTATCTGATGAACAATTACAGGAAATGATGCGTCGTATGGTTTATACGCGTATTTGGGACCAAAGAGCAATTTCTTTAAATCGTCAAGGACGTTTAGGATTCTATGCCCCTGTTGCTGGTCAAGAAGCCTCTATGTTAGGTTCTCAGTTCGCATTAGAAAAGGAAGATTGGATTTTACCAGGTTATCGTGATATTCCACAAATAGTTTGGCACGGACTACCATTACACATGGCATTCTTATATTCTCGAGGACACTTTGAAGGTGGACAAATTCCTGATGAGGTAAACGTATTAATGCCTCAAATCATCATTGGTGCGCAAATTGTTCAAACTGCTGGTGTAGCTGATGGTTTAAGAAGAAGAGGGAAGAAGAATGTTGCGATCACGTATACAGGTGACGGTGGAGCATCTCAAGGGGATTTCTATGAAGGGATGAACTTTGCTGGGGCATATAATGCACCTGCGATTTTCGTTGTTCAGAACAACCGTTTTGCTATTTCTGTCCCAGTAGAAAAGCAATCCGCTGCCAAAACGATTGCTCAAAAAGCAGTGGCCGTTGGTATTGAAGGCATCCAAGTTGATGGAATGGATATTTTAGCTGTATATGCCGCAACTAAAGATGCACGTGATAGAGCTGTGAACGGTGAAGGGCCAACGTTGATTGAGACAATGACATACCGTTATGGTCCACATACTATGGCTGGTGATGACCCAACGCGTTACCGTACTTCAGATCTTGATGATGAGTGGGAGAAGAAAGACCCAATCGTGCGTTTCCGTAAGTTCTTAGAAAAGAAAAACTTATGGACTGAAGATATGGAAAATCAAATGGTAGATAAGGCAAAAGAAGATATTAAAGCAGCTATTAAGAAAGCTGACGGAGCTCCAAAACAGAAAGTTACGGACTTAATTGGACATATGTTTGAAGAACTTCCAGCAAATCTTCGTGAGCAAATGGAAGAATACACAGCAAAGGAGTCGAAATAA
- a CDS encoding alpha-ketoacid dehydrogenase subunit beta: MAQMTMIQAITDAMRNELKSNENVLVFGEDVGQNGGVFRATEGLQQEFGEERVFDTPLAESGIGGLAIGLGLTGFRPVMEVQFFGFVFEVFDSVAAQMARMRYRSGGKYSSPVTIRSPFGGGVKTPELHADSLEGLVAQCPGLKVVIPSTPYDAKGLLISAIRDNDPVVYLEHMKLYRSFRGEVPEEEYTIPLGKADIKREGKDISIITYGAMVHSSLKAAEELEKEGIDAEVIDLRTISPLDIETIIASVEKTNRAMVVQEAQKQAGIGASVVAEITERAILSLEAPVLRVAAPDTVFPFAAAEDVWLPDYKDIVEKAKYIVNF; encoded by the coding sequence ATGGCGCAAATGACGATGATTCAAGCTATTACTGATGCGATGCGTAATGAGCTGAAATCTAACGAGAATGTACTCGTTTTTGGTGAAGACGTAGGTCAAAACGGCGGTGTTTTCCGTGCTACTGAAGGCTTACAGCAAGAGTTTGGAGAAGAAAGAGTATTTGATACACCACTTGCAGAGTCTGGTATTGGTGGTTTAGCTATTGGTCTTGGACTAACTGGTTTCCGTCCAGTAATGGAAGTCCAGTTTTTCGGATTTGTATTTGAAGTATTTGATTCAGTGGCAGCTCAAATGGCACGTATGCGTTACCGTTCAGGTGGAAAATATTCATCTCCGGTTACAATACGTTCACCGTTTGGTGGTGGAGTAAAAACTCCTGAGCTTCATGCAGATTCGTTAGAGGGTCTAGTTGCTCAATGTCCGGGTTTAAAAGTTGTTATTCCATCAACTCCATATGATGCAAAAGGGTTATTAATTTCTGCAATTCGTGATAACGATCCAGTTGTTTACTTAGAGCATATGAAATTATATCGTTCTTTCCGTGGAGAAGTTCCGGAAGAAGAATATACAATACCTTTAGGAAAAGCTGACATTAAACGTGAAGGTAAGGACATCTCCATTATTACATATGGAGCAATGGTACACTCTTCTTTAAAAGCAGCTGAAGAGCTTGAAAAAGAAGGTATTGATGCTGAAGTTATTGATTTACGTACTATTAGTCCATTAGATATCGAAACAATTATTGCTTCTGTTGAAAAAACAAATCGTGCAATGGTTGTTCAAGAAGCACAAAAGCAAGCTGGTATTGGTGCTTCAGTTGTTGCTGAGATTACTGAACGTGCGATTTTAAGCTTAGAAGCACCAGTATTACGAGTAGCTGCGCCTGATACAGTCTTTCCTTTTGCGGCGGCAGAAGATGTATGGCTACCTGACTACAAAGATATCGTAGAAAAAGCTAAGTATATCGTTAACTTCTAA
- a CDS encoding dihydrolipoamide acetyltransferase family protein has product MAFEFKLPDIGEGIHEGEIVKWFVKAGDEVKEDDILLEVQNDKAVVEIPSPVDGKILEVKVEEGTVAIVGDVLITIDYDGEIPASAHGDHEEEKPAEKAEVKEEKKETVAEPAAVAEEEAVDETKRVIAMPSVRKYAREKGISIRKLNGSGKNGRILKEDIDAYLNGGQTEEEEATKSDEATEAKEQQAKKPASTPMSIPQGELEERVPLKGIRKAIANAMVNSKHTAPHVTHMDEVDVTALVASRKKYKEMAADKGIKLTYLPYVVKALTSALRAYPTLNASIDDANEEIVYKKYFNIGIAADTEQGLVVPVIKDADRKSVFMLAEEISELAVKARDGKLSPNEMKGGSCTISNLGSARGAWFTPIINHPEVAILGIGRIEEKPVVKNGEIVAAPMLALSISYDHRLIDGVTAQNALNQIKRLLNDPELLIMEG; this is encoded by the coding sequence GTGGCATTCGAATTTAAATTGCCTGATATCGGTGAAGGTATCCATGAAGGTGAAATTGTCAAATGGTTTGTTAAAGCTGGTGACGAAGTAAAAGAGGATGATATTTTACTTGAAGTACAGAATGATAAAGCGGTAGTGGAAATTCCTTCTCCTGTTGATGGAAAAATTTTAGAGGTCAAGGTAGAAGAAGGTACAGTTGCAATAGTTGGTGACGTACTAATCACGATTGATTATGATGGTGAAATTCCTGCTTCTGCTCATGGTGATCATGAAGAGGAGAAGCCAGCAGAAAAAGCTGAAGTTAAGGAAGAAAAGAAGGAAACGGTTGCTGAACCTGCAGCTGTAGCGGAAGAAGAGGCAGTCGATGAAACAAAGCGTGTTATCGCTATGCCTTCTGTTCGTAAGTATGCACGTGAAAAAGGGATTTCTATCCGTAAATTAAATGGCTCTGGTAAGAATGGTCGTATTCTTAAAGAGGACATTGATGCCTACTTAAATGGAGGTCAAACTGAGGAGGAGGAAGCAACTAAGTCAGACGAAGCTACTGAAGCGAAAGAACAACAGGCGAAGAAACCAGCTTCAACGCCAATGTCAATTCCTCAGGGTGAACTTGAAGAGCGTGTTCCATTAAAAGGTATCCGTAAAGCAATTGCAAATGCAATGGTAAACTCTAAACATACGGCTCCACACGTTACACATATGGACGAAGTTGATGTGACAGCTTTAGTTGCTAGTCGTAAAAAATATAAAGAAATGGCAGCTGACAAAGGTATTAAGTTGACTTACCTTCCATATGTTGTTAAGGCATTAACGAGTGCATTACGTGCGTATCCTACGTTAAATGCTTCAATTGATGATGCAAATGAAGAAATTGTATACAAAAAGTATTTCAATATTGGTATTGCGGCAGACACTGAACAAGGTCTGGTTGTACCGGTAATTAAAGATGCAGATCGTAAATCAGTATTTATGCTTGCGGAAGAAATTAGTGAATTAGCTGTTAAGGCTCGTGACGGTAAATTAAGCCCTAATGAGATGAAGGGTGGTTCTTGTACAATTTCTAACCTTGGATCAGCTCGTGGTGCATGGTTTACTCCAATTATAAACCATCCAGAGGTAGCAATCTTAGGAATTGGTCGTATTGAAGAAAAGCCAGTCGTTAAGAATGGTGAAATAGTCGCTGCTCCTATGCTAGCATTATCAATTAGCTATGATCATCGTTTAATTGATGGTGTGACTGCTCAAAATGCATTAAACCAAATTAAACGTTTATTAAATGACCCAGAATTATTAATTATGGAGGGATAA
- the lpdA gene encoding dihydrolipoyl dehydrogenase: MVVGDFATEVDTLVIGSGPGGYVAAIRAAQLGQKVTIVEKGNLGGVCLNVGCIPSKALIQAGHRYHDANSSENMGITVKDVNLDFGKMQEWKGTVVNKLTTGVEGLLKGNKVEIVKGEAYFASSNSVRIMDEKQAQTYTFKNCIIATGSRPIELPAFKWSKRVLSSTGALNLEEKPNKLIVIGGGYIGIELGAAYSNLGSDVVVLEGGKQILPGFEKQMSQLVSRRMKKNGVEFFTQALAQSVEETETGVKVTAEVKGETKTIEGDYLLVTVGRSPNTEEIGLEQIGVDIDEKGFIKVDKQCKTNIDGIYAIGDIVHGPMLAHKASYEAKVAAEAIAGMPSEVDYVAIPAVVFSGPELATVGLSEAEAKEKGYDVEAVKFPFAANGRALSMDEPDGFMKMVTRKEDGLVLGVQIAGANASDMISEASVAIEAGMTAEDIAMTIHAHPSLGEITMETAEVALGHPIHIVK, from the coding sequence ATGGTAGTAGGAGATTTCGCAACAGAAGTAGATACGCTAGTCATTGGTTCAGGACCTGGCGGATATGTTGCAGCAATTCGTGCGGCACAATTAGGTCAAAAAGTAACAATTGTAGAAAAAGGAAATCTTGGTGGTGTATGTCTAAATGTTGGATGTATCCCTTCTAAAGCATTAATACAAGCTGGTCACCGTTATCATGATGCAAATTCTTCTGAAAACATGGGGATTACTGTGAAAGATGTAAATCTTGACTTCGGAAAGATGCAGGAATGGAAAGGAACTGTTGTTAACAAGCTTACAACAGGTGTTGAAGGTTTATTAAAAGGAAACAAGGTTGAAATTGTAAAAGGTGAAGCATACTTCGCTTCAAGTAACTCAGTTCGAATTATGGATGAGAAACAAGCACAAACATACACGTTTAAAAATTGTATTATTGCTACAGGGTCTCGTCCAATAGAATTACCAGCATTCAAATGGAGCAAGCGTGTATTAAGCTCTACGGGTGCATTAAACCTTGAAGAAAAGCCGAATAAGCTTATCGTCATCGGTGGTGGGTATATTGGTATTGAATTGGGAGCAGCATATTCAAACCTTGGTTCAGATGTTGTTGTACTTGAGGGTGGAAAGCAAATTCTTCCTGGATTTGAAAAGCAAATGAGTCAGCTTGTTTCAAGAAGAATGAAGAAGAATGGCGTGGAGTTTTTCACTCAAGCATTAGCTCAATCAGTGGAAGAAACAGAAACTGGCGTGAAGGTTACTGCTGAAGTAAAGGGTGAAACAAAAACAATTGAAGGAGATTACTTATTAGTAACAGTAGGTCGTTCTCCTAACACTGAAGAAATTGGTCTTGAACAAATCGGTGTAGATATTGATGAAAAAGGTTTTATCAAAGTAGATAAACAATGTAAAACCAATATAGATGGTATATATGCTATTGGTGATATTGTACATGGACCAATGCTAGCGCATAAAGCTTCATATGAAGCGAAAGTAGCGGCAGAAGCAATTGCAGGAATGCCATCAGAGGTTGACTATGTAGCGATTCCTGCAGTCGTATTCTCAGGGCCTGAACTTGCAACTGTAGGTTTATCTGAAGCAGAAGCAAAAGAGAAGGGTTATGATGTAGAAGCAGTTAAGTTCCCATTTGCTGCAAATGGTCGTGCATTATCGATGGATGAGCCAGATGGTTTTATGAAGATGGTTACACGTAAAGAAGATGGACTAGTACTTGGTGTACAAATTGCTGGGGCAAATGCATCTGATATGATATCTGAAGCAAGTGTGGCTATTGAAGCAGGAATGACTGCAGAGGATATTGCGATGACAATTCATGCTCACCCTTCATTAGGTGAAATTACAATGGAGACAGCAGAGGTCGCGTTAGGTCACCCAATTCATATTGTAAAATAA